A genomic stretch from Kogia breviceps isolate mKogBre1 chromosome 1, mKogBre1 haplotype 1, whole genome shotgun sequence includes:
- the CTNNBIP1 gene encoding beta-catenin-interacting protein 1 isoform X2, with protein sequence MNREGAPGKSPEEMYIQQKVRVLLMLRKMGSNLTASEEEFLRTYAGVVNSQLSQLPQHSIDQGAEDVVMAFSRSETEDRRQ encoded by the exons ATGAACCGCGAGGGGGCCCCCGGGAAGAGTCCGGAGGAGATGTACATTCAGCAGAAGGTCCGGGTGCTGCTTATGCTGAGGAAGATGGGCTCCAAC CTGACGGCCAGCGAGGAGGAGTTCCTGCGCACCTACGCGGGGGTGGTCAACAGTCAGCTCAGCCAGCTACCCCAGCACTCCATCGACCAGG GTGCAGAGGATGTGGTGATGGCGTTTTCCAGGTCGGAGACGGAGGACCGGAGGCAGTAG